The following proteins come from a genomic window of Schistocerca gregaria isolate iqSchGreg1 chromosome X, iqSchGreg1.2, whole genome shotgun sequence:
- the LOC126299490 gene encoding ras-related protein rab7, with protein MASRKKVLLKVIILGDSGVGKTSLMNQYVNKKFSNQYKATIGADFLTKEVLVDDRIVTMQIWDTAGQERFQSLGVAFYRGADCCVLVFDVSAPNTFKSLEGWRDEFLIQASPRDPENFPFVVLGNKVDLENRAVSVKRASQWCQSKNNIPYFETSAKEAINVEQAFQTIAKNALAQESEVELYSEFPDQIKLTGEQKGARPDACAC; from the exons ATGGCATCCAGAAAGAAGGTACTTCTGAAAGTCATAATCCTAGGAGATTCGGgtgtaggaaagacttcattgatgAACCAATATGTCAATAAAAAATTTTCCAACCAGTATAAAGCAACAATAGGAGCAGATTTCCTGACAAAAGAAGTCCTAGTGGATGATCGAATAGTGACTATGCAG ATTTGGGACACAGCtggacaagaaaggtttcagtcaTTGGGTGTTGCATTTTACCGTGGTGCTGACTGCTGTGTCTTGGTATTTGATGTATCGGCTCCGAATACATTCAAGTCTCTAGAAGGTTGGAGAGATGAATTCCTGATCCAAGCATCACCAAGAGACCCAGAAAATTTTCCATTTGTTGTGCTTGGAAACAAGGTGGATCTTGAGAACCGAGCG GTTTCAGTGAAACGTGCCAGCCAGTGGTGTCAGAGTAAGAACAATATCCCATACTTCGAAACGTCGGCTAAGGAAGCCATCAATGTGGAGCAGGCATTCCAGACCATCGCAAAGAATGCATTGGCGCAGGAGAGTGAAGTTGAGCTCTATAGTGAATTCCCTGATCAGATAAAGCTTACTGGAGAACAAAAAGGAGCACGCCCTGATGCCTGtgcatgttaa